From Psychroflexus torquis ATCC 700755, the proteins below share one genomic window:
- the lpdA gene encoding dihydrolipoyl dehydrogenase has translation MNTYDVAVIGSGPGGYVAAIRCAQLGMKTVIIEKYATKGGTCLNVGCIPSKALLDSSHHYEDAIKNFEEHGIDISGEVKVNLGNMMKRKSGVVDQTTKGIDFLMEKNNIESYQGIGSFKDKTHIIITDGEGNETVIEAKNTIIATGSKPSSLPFINIDKERIITSTEALSLKEIPKHLIMIGGGVIGLELGQVYKRLGAEVTVLEYMDRIIPGMDKDQSKELMKAMKKQKAKFMLSHKVKSVERNGDEITVKADDKNGKEVEFKGDYCLVSVGRRPFTDGLNADKAGIEINENGKVKVNEKLQTTADNIYAIGDVIDGLMLAHKAEEEGTFVAEVISGQKPHINYNLIPNVVYTWPEVASVGKNEEQLIEDNIKYNTGKFPMRALGRSRASGDVDGFVKIFSDKETDEVLGVHMVGARVADLIAEAVTAMEFRASAEDIARMSHAHPTYAEAVKEAALAATGNRALHI, from the coding sequence ATGAATACATACGATGTAGCCGTAATCGGCTCTGGACCTGGAGGCTATGTAGCAGCCATTCGCTGTGCACAATTAGGCATGAAAACCGTCATTATTGAAAAATATGCAACCAAAGGTGGAACTTGCCTTAATGTAGGCTGTATACCCTCTAAAGCTTTGCTAGATTCTTCACATCACTACGAGGACGCCATAAAAAACTTTGAAGAACACGGGATAGATATTTCTGGAGAGGTCAAGGTTAATCTGGGAAATATGATGAAACGCAAGTCTGGTGTTGTGGATCAAACCACCAAAGGAATTGATTTTCTGATGGAAAAAAATAACATAGAGTCTTACCAAGGTATTGGATCTTTTAAAGACAAAACACACATCATCATTACTGATGGTGAAGGCAACGAGACTGTAATTGAAGCTAAAAACACCATTATTGCTACAGGAAGTAAGCCTTCTAGCTTACCTTTTATCAATATTGATAAAGAACGAATTATCACCTCTACAGAAGCTCTTTCCTTGAAAGAAATTCCAAAACACCTCATTATGATTGGTGGTGGAGTGATTGGTCTTGAGCTAGGACAAGTCTATAAAAGACTAGGGGCAGAAGTTACTGTCTTAGAGTATATGGATCGCATCATACCTGGCATGGACAAAGATCAAAGCAAGGAATTGATGAAAGCCATGAAAAAACAAAAAGCTAAATTTATGCTTTCGCATAAAGTGAAATCCGTCGAGCGCAACGGAGATGAAATCACGGTGAAGGCTGATGATAAAAATGGTAAAGAAGTAGAATTTAAAGGAGACTACTGCCTAGTTTCTGTTGGAAGACGACCTTTTACTGACGGTCTAAATGCCGATAAAGCTGGTATTGAAATCAATGAAAATGGTAAGGTGAAAGTGAATGAGAAATTACAAACGACGGCAGATAACATTTATGCCATAGGAGATGTCATTGATGGCCTTATGCTTGCTCATAAAGCTGAGGAAGAAGGTACATTCGTCGCTGAAGTCATCTCAGGTCAGAAACCTCATATCAACTATAACCTTATTCCAAATGTGGTTTACACTTGGCCAGAAGTAGCTTCTGTCGGTAAAAACGAAGAACAACTCATTGAAGATAACATCAAGTATAACACTGGTAAATTCCCGATGCGTGCGCTAGGAAGATCTAGAGCTAGTGGCGATGTAGACGGGTTTGTAAAGATTTTTTCAGATAAAGAGACAGACGAAGTTCTCGGAGTACATATGGTTGGCGCCAGAGTAGCCGATCTTATCGCAGAAGCGGTAACAGCTATGGAATTCCGAGCTAGTGCAGAAGATATAGCCAGGATGAGTCACGCTCACCCAACCTATGCAGAAGCTGTAAAAGAAGCAGCGCTTGCCGCGACAGGTAATAGGGCTTTACATATTTAA
- the nhaC gene encoding Na+/H+ antiporter NhaC: MSEASNDTEEIQSNSKIRLSIWQALIPIIALIGMLAYNVFIYGDDSLGGSNQFILLMGGAVAAIVGVVKGVKFEVMIEDVAKNIKATAEPILILLMVGSLAGTWLLSGIIPTMIYYGLQILNPTIFLAATVVICSVISIATGSSWTTSATVGIALIGIAEALGVSVAMTAGAVLSGGYFGDKLSPMSDTTNLAPAMAGTDLFTHIRYMTLTTVPTIIVTLIAFIIIGLNLDTSGQTNPEEILGSIDASFNITPWLFVVPVIVIALIIKKTPPLIALLLGTLLAAGAALIFQPDLVQMIGGGETLNFETAYRGIINAITVEITIPSENESLQDLFSAGGMAGMLGTIWLIICAMVFGGIMDAIGALERISEALLNLFTSIFGLFFSTVTSCLVLNLTASDQYLAIVVPGKMFAKAYEKKGLAPENLSRTLEDSGTVTSVLIPWNTCGAYHSGVLGVPVADYFFYAIFNYLSPFVTLIFAAFNIKIKQLTKK; the protein is encoded by the coding sequence ATGAGTGAAGCTTCAAACGATACTGAAGAAATTCAGTCCAATTCCAAGATAAGATTAAGTATTTGGCAAGCCCTTATTCCAATTATAGCATTAATAGGTATGCTTGCTTATAATGTATTTATATATGGAGATGATTCCTTAGGAGGTTCTAATCAGTTCATTTTATTGATGGGTGGAGCCGTCGCCGCTATCGTTGGTGTTGTTAAAGGGGTTAAGTTTGAGGTGATGATAGAGGATGTGGCTAAGAATATTAAGGCGACTGCCGAGCCTATTCTTATTTTATTAATGGTTGGATCACTTGCAGGGACTTGGCTGCTAAGTGGTATTATTCCAACAATGATTTACTATGGATTACAAATCCTAAACCCTACTATATTCTTGGCAGCTACCGTAGTAATTTGCTCCGTGATCTCGATTGCAACAGGGAGTAGTTGGACGACTTCGGCGACCGTTGGGATTGCCTTAATTGGTATAGCTGAAGCGCTTGGAGTATCTGTCGCCATGACTGCTGGGGCTGTCCTCTCTGGCGGATATTTTGGCGATAAGCTATCTCCCATGAGTGATACGACAAATTTGGCTCCTGCCATGGCGGGTACAGATTTGTTTACTCACATTAGGTATATGACTTTAACTACAGTTCCTACAATAATAGTTACCCTTATTGCTTTCATTATTATAGGTCTTAATTTAGACACCTCTGGACAAACCAATCCTGAAGAAATTTTGGGTTCTATTGACGCTTCTTTTAATATTACTCCTTGGCTGTTTGTAGTTCCCGTCATAGTGATTGCTTTAATTATAAAAAAAACACCTCCACTTATTGCATTGCTTTTAGGAACATTATTAGCTGCTGGAGCTGCACTTATTTTTCAGCCAGATCTCGTTCAAATGATTGGAGGAGGGGAGACCTTGAACTTTGAAACCGCCTATAGAGGAATTATAAACGCAATTACTGTGGAAATTACCATCCCTTCAGAAAACGAATCTTTACAAGACTTATTTTCTGCTGGAGGAATGGCTGGCATGCTAGGGACTATTTGGTTGATTATCTGCGCTATGGTATTTGGTGGAATTATGGATGCAATTGGAGCTTTGGAAAGGATAAGTGAAGCCCTCTTGAATTTATTTACATCTATTTTTGGTTTGTTTTTTAGTACGGTTACTAGTTGTTTAGTTTTGAATTTAACCGCCTCTGATCAGTATTTGGCGATTGTTGTCCCTGGGAAAATGTTTGCCAAAGCTTATGAGAAAAAAGGGCTAGCCCCTGAAAACTTAAGCCGAACTTTAGAAGATTCTGGAACTGTGACTTCTGTTTTAATTCCTTGGAATACCTGTGGAGCATATCACAGTGGAGTACTTGGAGTTCCTGTAGCGGATTATTTCTTTTATGCGATTTTTAACTATTTGAGCCCATTTGTCACTCTAATTTTTGCAGCTTTCAACATTAAGATTAAACAATTGACGAAAAAGTAA
- the bshB1 gene encoding bacillithiol biosynthesis deacetylase BshB1, with amino-acid sequence MKLDILAIGAHPDDIELSCSGTLAKEVEKGKKVGILDLTRGELGTRGTAETRDQEAKDAAGILGVRMRKNLEFSDGFFSNNTAHQLEIIKILRKYRPEVILCNAIHDRHIDHGKGSRLVSDACFLSGLKKIETVYEGNFQKEWRPKHIYHYIQWYDIEPDFVVDISGFMEKKLESVKAYKTQFFDQGSNEPNTPISSSNFIDSVTYRARNLGRIIGTEHGEGFTVERYPAVDSILDLI; translated from the coding sequence ATGAAATTAGATATATTAGCAATAGGAGCACATCCAGACGATATAGAGTTGAGTTGCTCTGGTACCTTAGCCAAAGAAGTTGAAAAAGGAAAAAAGGTTGGGATATTAGACCTTACTCGCGGCGAACTTGGAACTCGTGGAACTGCAGAAACACGCGACCAAGAAGCTAAAGATGCTGCTGGAATTCTTGGAGTAAGGATGAGGAAAAACCTAGAATTCAGTGATGGTTTTTTTTCAAATAATACGGCTCACCAATTAGAAATTATCAAAATTTTGCGCAAGTATAGACCTGAAGTTATCCTATGTAATGCTATACATGATAGACATATAGATCATGGGAAAGGAAGCAGGCTTGTGAGTGATGCCTGTTTTTTAAGTGGCCTAAAAAAGATTGAAACGGTTTATGAAGGAAACTTTCAAAAGGAATGGAGGCCAAAACATATTTATCATTATATACAGTGGTACGATATAGAGCCAGATTTTGTTGTAGATATTTCTGGTTTTATGGAGAAGAAGCTAGAGAGTGTGAAAGCTTACAAAACTCAATTTTTTGATCAAGGTAGCAACGAACCAAACACTCCAATTTCAAGCTCTAATTTCATTGACAGTGTGACTTACAGAGCTAGGAATTTAGGTCGAATCATAGGTACCGAACATGGAGAAGGGTTCACCGTTGAACGCTATCCAGCAGTTGACTCAATTTTAGATCTTATCTAG
- a CDS encoding transposase-like zinc-binding domain-containing protein, which translates to MDFCPQCQSDEIVKSGIVNDRQRYKCKSCNYFFTVNKLGKKIDQYYVTKALQLYLEGLTYREIERILGISHVSVMNWVKKYNIQKVQNLDFHPTYKILSQSELGNYFSLPENTKGSGVIVTELGDKFMIIKWERFKE; encoded by the coding sequence ATGGATTTTTGCCCTCAATGTCAATCTGATGAAATAGTGAAAAGTGGTATTGTAAATGACCGTCAACGCTATAAATGTAAATCATGCAATTACTTTTTTACTGTTAATAAATTAGGAAAAAAAATTGATCAGTATTATGTTACTAAAGCGCTTCAGCTTTATTTAGAGGGGCTCACTTATCGTGAAATTGAACGTATTTTAGGAATTTCTCATGTGAGTGTGATGAACTGGGTTAAGAAGTATAATATTCAAAAAGTTCAGAATTTAGATTTTCATCCTACATACAAAATTTTAAGTCAAAGCGAACTTGGAAATTACTTTTCTCTACCAGAGAATACAAAGGGATCTGGTGTTATTGTCACAGAGCTTGGAGACAAATTCATGATCATAAAATGGGAGCGATTTAAAGAATAG
- a CDS encoding DUF4212 domain-containing protein, whose product MDKQTDNKQKHASAYWRENLKYLAILLPIWFFVSYGAGIIFKDWLDQFQIGGFNVGFWFAQQGSIYVFIILIFVYVRLMNKLDKKYGYDK is encoded by the coding sequence ATGGATAAACAAACTGACAACAAACAGAAACACGCCTCCGCTTATTGGAGAGAAAACCTCAAATATCTTGCTATACTACTCCCCATTTGGTTTTTTGTATCCTATGGAGCAGGTATAATTTTTAAAGACTGGCTAGACCAATTTCAGATTGGAGGCTTCAATGTTGGCTTTTGGTTCGCACAACAAGGATCTATCTACGTATTCATCATATTGATATTTGTATACGTAAGGTTAATGAACAAATTAGATAAAAAATACGGATACGATAAATAA
- a CDS encoding sodium:solute symporter family protein, with the protein MDSQLLTYIFVGVSFALYIGIAIWSRAGSTKEFYVAGGGVSPLANGMATAADWMSAASFISMAGIISFMGYDGSVFLMGWTGGFVLLALLLAPYLRKFGKFTVPDFIGDRYYSKTARSVAVICALIVSFTYIAGQMRGVGVVFSRFLEVEIETGVIIGMIIVLFYAVLGGMKGITYTQVAQYCVLIFAFLVPAIFISFQATGNPIPMFGMGDTLTSQPDTFMLDKLDGLSEELGFSAYTEGSKDLIDVIAITLALMVGTAGLPHVIVRFFTVKRVKDARKSAGYALLFIGILYITAPAVASFGKLNLIETVSEKKYSEMPKWFTTWENLGLLAWIDKDSDGKIQYLGVAKDGGNALTGIPIFSENERGKNGERLVENPSSNKNELYVDRDIMVLANPEIADLPNWVIALVAAGCLAAALSTAAGLLLVISSSVSHDLIKKMIKPDISDKGELVAARLAAVAAVVVAGYFGINPPGFVAAVVALAFGLAAASFFPAIILGIFYKRMNKEGAIAGMVVGICLMLFYMLKFKFDFFGGGTSEDWWFGISPEGFGSVAMFVNFFVSIVISKFTPEPPLEVQEMVESVRIPAGVEEASDH; encoded by the coding sequence ATGGATTCTCAATTACTTACTTATATTTTTGTTGGCGTTTCATTTGCTCTATACATCGGAATAGCGATTTGGAGCAGAGCTGGATCAACTAAAGAGTTTTATGTTGCTGGTGGAGGGGTTTCACCTTTAGCAAATGGTATGGCTACAGCTGCAGATTGGATGTCTGCGGCATCTTTCATATCGATGGCTGGTATTATCTCATTCATGGGGTACGATGGTTCGGTTTTTTTGATGGGCTGGACAGGTGGCTTTGTTTTATTAGCACTATTGCTAGCTCCTTATTTGAGAAAATTTGGAAAATTCACAGTACCTGATTTTATAGGAGACCGTTACTATTCAAAAACAGCTCGATCTGTTGCCGTTATTTGTGCATTGATTGTTTCTTTTACCTATATCGCTGGCCAAATGCGGGGAGTAGGTGTTGTCTTCTCAAGATTTTTGGAAGTAGAAATTGAAACAGGAGTTATCATTGGGATGATTATAGTCCTTTTTTACGCTGTTTTAGGAGGTATGAAAGGGATTACTTACACTCAAGTCGCTCAATATTGTGTTTTGATTTTTGCTTTTTTGGTTCCTGCAATTTTTATCTCCTTTCAAGCGACAGGAAATCCTATTCCAATGTTTGGGATGGGAGATACGCTTACTAGTCAACCAGACACTTTCATGCTAGACAAGCTAGATGGTTTAAGTGAGGAACTTGGTTTTAGTGCTTATACTGAAGGGTCTAAAGATTTAATAGATGTTATTGCAATTACTCTTGCCTTAATGGTAGGTACTGCTGGTTTACCTCATGTTATCGTAAGATTCTTTACCGTTAAACGGGTTAAAGATGCAAGAAAATCTGCAGGATATGCATTGCTGTTTATTGGTATTTTATACATTACAGCCCCCGCTGTTGCTTCTTTTGGAAAACTTAATTTAATAGAAACAGTAAGCGAGAAAAAGTATTCCGAAATGCCAAAATGGTTTACGACTTGGGAAAACTTGGGTTTACTCGCTTGGATAGATAAGGATTCCGATGGTAAAATTCAATATTTAGGGGTTGCTAAAGATGGGGGTAATGCCTTAACAGGAATTCCGATATTTTCAGAAAATGAAAGAGGTAAAAATGGAGAACGTTTAGTTGAAAACCCTTCAAGCAACAAAAATGAGCTTTATGTAGATCGCGATATAATGGTTCTAGCTAATCCAGAAATAGCAGATTTACCAAACTGGGTAATCGCTCTTGTGGCGGCGGGCTGTTTGGCTGCTGCATTATCCACTGCTGCTGGACTTTTATTGGTGATCTCCTCTTCCGTTTCTCATGATCTTATCAAGAAAATGATCAAACCAGATATCTCTGATAAAGGAGAATTAGTCGCTGCGCGTTTAGCAGCTGTAGCAGCTGTAGTTGTAGCAGGTTATTTTGGTATAAATCCACCAGGTTTTGTGGCAGCAGTTGTTGCTCTGGCCTTTGGCTTGGCCGCAGCCTCTTTTTTTCCAGCCATAATTTTAGGCATATTTTATAAGCGAATGAATAAAGAGGGTGCAATAGCAGGTATGGTAGTAGGAATCTGTCTGATGTTATTTTATATGTTGAAATTCAAATTTGACTTTTTTGGAGGAGGTACCTCAGAAGATTGGTGGTTTGGTATTTCTCCGGAGGGCTTTGGATCTGTTGCTATGTTCGTTAACTTCTTTGTTTCGATAGTGATAAGTAAGTTTACACCAGAACCTCCACTTGAAGTTCAAGAAATGGTTGAAAGTGTAAGAATACCAGCTGGAGTAGAAGAAGCTTCAGATCATTAG
- a CDS encoding sensor histidine kinase, with amino-acid sequence MSKTGLIALIFTYLGILFLIAFFAEKNKGSKLVSHPAIYGLSLAVYCSAWTYYGSVGMAATSGIEFLTIYLGPVIAAPLWIVVLKKIIQLSKAYKISSIADFISLRYGNSRSLGALVTLVCLASIIPYISLQLKAISETFEIVSTSTIGIEGTSVITDSTFYIALILAVFASFFGTLSLDASKNRTGVMFSVAAESILKLTFFLVVGIYVTFYVFDGTVDLYKQANLDLNLNKLSTINGLNGGINWYFSIALSFLAIFLLPRQFQTSVVEFNNRKQLKIAIWLFPLYLLLFNVFVIFIAWGGLLILGNEANADYFTLLIPLHFGDKWLAVLVFLGGLSAVISMVVVSTVALSTMLSNNLIIPYGFLKRFTNNKSLNNEKTIKNIRRLCVFSSIILAYLLYSMFNPQISLFSIGLISFLTIAQLAPSFFIGMFWNRGSALGSKVGILLGMSVVVFTYLLPFFTENILNNNKFVEEGFLGIGVLKPYALFGIELLNPVNHSLYWSLLLNTGVYLVLSVIRKGNYRERNYGEMFVNSEEVIQLKENAFVWKGEAYVKDIHNILIRFLGQEKADKALRVFRKRYRVNPEEKLADARFINFSERLLTGAVGSASAKILISNVAKEKPVSLVEVLNILEENKETISVNKSLEEQSQKLIKLTSDLKLANEELKIQDQLKDDFLDTVAHELKTPITSIKASSEVLSDNDDMPMELQQRFLANIIQDTERLNVLINDILDLEKMASGRDMLTLKFHRLDECVQEAIHGISSIAQRQNIDVRFQPDSNVVLEFDYSKILQVFTNLLSNALKFVPDNKGVIEVFLEHNSEEIVCIIKDNGKGIPEGDKHLIFKKFYQSKNQTFKKPTGSGFGLAICQQIVEMHGGEIYANPKLKTGAEIIIKLPKSKS; translated from the coding sequence ATGAGTAAAACTGGACTCATAGCTCTCATATTTACTTATTTAGGAATTTTGTTTCTCATTGCTTTTTTTGCTGAAAAAAATAAAGGGTCAAAGTTAGTTTCACATCCAGCTATTTACGGACTTTCACTTGCGGTTTATTGTTCTGCTTGGACTTATTATGGTAGTGTTGGGATGGCTGCAACGTCTGGAATAGAATTTCTTACTATATACCTTGGTCCGGTCATAGCCGCCCCATTATGGATTGTAGTACTCAAGAAAATTATACAACTATCCAAAGCTTATAAGATCTCTAGTATTGCAGATTTTATATCTCTACGGTATGGAAATAGCCGGTCACTGGGTGCTCTGGTTACTTTAGTTTGTCTTGCGAGTATAATTCCTTATATTTCTTTACAGCTCAAAGCGATTTCTGAAACTTTCGAAATTGTTTCTACCTCGACAATAGGGATTGAAGGGACATCTGTTATCACAGATTCTACTTTTTATATCGCTCTCATTTTAGCAGTTTTTGCTTCATTCTTTGGAACTTTATCTCTAGATGCTTCTAAAAACAGAACAGGGGTTATGTTTTCTGTCGCTGCTGAATCTATTCTGAAACTTACATTTTTCTTAGTCGTAGGTATTTATGTTACCTTCTATGTATTTGATGGGACTGTAGACCTTTATAAACAAGCTAATTTGGACTTAAATCTGAATAAGCTTAGCACCATAAATGGTTTAAACGGAGGTATAAACTGGTACTTTAGTATTGCACTTTCCTTTTTAGCAATTTTTCTATTGCCTCGACAGTTTCAGACTTCAGTGGTAGAATTCAACAACCGCAAGCAACTTAAAATAGCCATTTGGTTGTTTCCTTTATACTTATTGCTTTTCAATGTTTTTGTAATTTTTATAGCTTGGGGTGGTTTGTTGATTCTAGGAAATGAAGCTAACGCAGATTATTTTACGCTTCTTATTCCCTTGCATTTTGGTGATAAGTGGCTTGCCGTTTTAGTCTTCTTAGGGGGACTTTCAGCCGTGATTTCTATGGTCGTGGTTTCCACAGTTGCGTTGTCTACCATGTTGAGTAACAACCTCATTATACCCTATGGTTTTTTAAAAAGATTTACCAATAATAAGTCCTTGAACAATGAGAAAACCATTAAAAACATAAGGCGGCTTTGTGTTTTTAGCTCAATAATCCTTGCTTATTTACTTTATTCGATGTTCAATCCACAGATATCTCTATTTTCGATTGGGCTCATTTCATTTTTAACTATAGCCCAGCTAGCTCCAAGTTTTTTTATAGGAATGTTCTGGAATAGGGGCTCTGCTTTAGGATCCAAAGTTGGAATCTTACTTGGAATGAGTGTCGTCGTTTTTACCTATTTGCTGCCTTTTTTTACTGAAAATATTTTGAATAATAATAAATTTGTAGAGGAGGGGTTCTTAGGGATAGGAGTTTTAAAGCCTTACGCTCTTTTCGGAATCGAACTACTGAACCCTGTAAATCATTCTTTATACTGGAGTCTACTTCTGAATACAGGAGTTTATCTAGTGTTGTCTGTCATCAGAAAAGGTAATTATAGAGAACGCAATTATGGTGAGATGTTCGTGAATAGTGAAGAAGTCATTCAACTTAAAGAGAATGCTTTTGTTTGGAAAGGAGAGGCCTACGTGAAGGATATTCATAATATTTTAATTCGTTTTCTTGGGCAAGAAAAAGCTGACAAGGCCTTAAGAGTCTTTAGAAAGAGATACCGTGTAAATCCAGAAGAAAAGTTGGCAGATGCAAGATTTATAAACTTTTCAGAACGTCTGCTCACCGGAGCAGTAGGTAGTGCTTCAGCCAAAATATTGATTTCTAATGTAGCAAAGGAAAAGCCAGTCTCATTGGTCGAAGTGCTCAATATACTTGAAGAAAATAAAGAAACCATTTCTGTAAATAAATCTCTGGAAGAACAATCTCAAAAATTGATAAAGTTAACTTCAGATTTAAAATTGGCCAATGAAGAACTTAAAATTCAAGATCAATTGAAGGATGACTTTTTAGATACGGTTGCGCATGAGCTCAAAACACCAATTACCTCTATAAAAGCCAGCTCAGAAGTTCTATCAGATAACGATGACATGCCGATGGAGCTTCAGCAAAGATTTTTGGCTAATATCATTCAAGACACGGAGCGTTTGAATGTGCTGATTAATGATATTTTAGATTTAGAAAAAATGGCCTCAGGGAGAGATATGTTAACCTTAAAATTCCATCGTCTTGACGAATGCGTTCAAGAGGCTATACATGGAATAAGTAGTATTGCTCAAAGGCAGAATATCGATGTCAGATTTCAACCTGATTCAAATGTAGTATTGGAATTTGACTACAGCAAAATCTTGCAAGTTTTTACTAATTTGCTTTCTAATGCTTTAAAATTTGTCCCTGACAATAAGGGAGTTATTGAAGTTTTTCTAGAGCACAATTCAGAAGAAATAGTGTGTATAATAAAAGATAATGGGAAAGGAATTCCAGAAGGGGATAAACACTTAATTTTCAAGAAGTTTTACCAGTCTAAAAATCAAACTTTCAAAAAGCCAACAGGAAGTGGTTTTGGACTAGCCATATGCCAGCAAATTGTGGAGATGCATGGAGGAGAAATTTATGCAAATCCAAAGCTAAAGACAGGTGCAGAAATTATAATCAAACTACCAAAATCCAAGTCATGA
- a CDS encoding response regulator transcription factor, translated as MKKILLVDDEPNIIMALEYTLRKNNYNIFIARDGEEAILLSEKLQPDLIILDIMMPKVDGYEVLEYLRQHETLKYTTQTIIISAKQKETDVQKALSLGAKEYIKKPFSMKKLLNTVTDLLTPNQ; from the coding sequence ATGAAAAAGATACTACTAGTAGATGATGAACCCAACATCATTATGGCGTTGGAGTATACTTTGAGAAAGAATAACTATAATATCTTTATTGCAAGAGATGGAGAAGAAGCTATTTTGCTTTCAGAGAAGCTACAACCCGATCTCATTATTCTGGATATCATGATGCCTAAGGTGGATGGTTATGAAGTTTTAGAGTATTTGAGACAACACGAAACCTTAAAATATACAACTCAAACTATTATTATAAGTGCTAAACAAAAAGAAACCGATGTCCAGAAGGCTTTAAGTCTTGGAGCAAAAGAATATATCAAAAAGCCATTTTCAATGAAAAAGCTTTTGAACACAGTCACTGATTTATTAACACCAAACCAATAA